The Musa acuminata AAA Group cultivar baxijiao chromosome BXJ2-5, Cavendish_Baxijiao_AAA, whole genome shotgun sequence genomic interval CATGTTTTCTCACTCGGGGAGGTGTTGGATCCATGTGAGTAGCTCGTTGTTACGACGATTTGAATGTTCACAGCAACGAGTGTGGTGTGCAGTGCTGAGCAGGTGGGCATCGTGGTTGTTCCAGCAGCATGGAACGCCTAATTGTAGAAAATTTCTAGGGTAAGGAATTAGATGAGCATGGATCATTGCCTGTCCCCTGTGCTGGTCAAAGAGAAGGTCTCTCGATCACAGCTGTGCCAAGAAGATTACGAGAATGAATGCGTTGAATACGATACTGATGAAAGATTGACACGTAGTTTGTGACGAAGCAGCAAACGATTTTCTTTTTATTCGAGTGTTTGCATCTTTTTATTCCGATGTCAATCTCAGAATAGTAAACTATTGTTTAGGTTggtaagattaattcaaataattatgattagatgaaattaaaaaaaatagattaagataaataaatgagGACGAAAAGACTTATTGGGATatacaataattaaaaaaaaactagtagatccagaaaaaaaaaaaaagataagaagatGATAGATATTGGATTAAGTGTTTTTAATCTATTTCTTCCTATCTTCAAAAGTGATAATAATCAATTTTAGGCCATTaagatagaatttttttttttttttggaagacaacttcaagttacaactattttgaattaagaggatgtgataagattaattcaaatacttaggattatataaaataaaatataaaaaattagatcGAAATAAATAAATGAGGATGAGAAGATTTATTGGGATCTGatatattttcttcattatttaaaaatatatatactatatCTTTTGAATAATAAATATGTGTTCTTGTATAAATCCAAATTACTACGGATTAGAAGTACTCATCGTTTCTTCTAccatcttctcttccttctctaaAATTCTATAAAAAGTCAAAACAGATAACACGTTACAGAAAGCATACCTGAAACCATACTTCAGAAGGAACATATTGTTGGGGTGGCTCAAGGAAGTGCATTCACAATGGTGTTAGGACGGACTATGGACTGACCCTTTCACCTCCTCCTCATCTCTTCTATCCTTTGCATCTGTGTCAAGTGGTCTTATGATCAAAAAGCCCGAGGACAAGATTCTGGTACAAGGTTGCTTCCCCTACGAAACTACATCCCCTCTAATAGTTAAGGTCGTAGATTTTGTTTTTTCTCTTGAAAGAACATATTGTTCTTACTCCTATTGACAGCATATCCAAAACAATGCTGCTCAAGCTAACAAAAACAGATTGTTCCTTTAGGCTCCAAAGATATGAGGTTGACCAGATGGAACTTACATGCACGACCATATTTTATGACACAAGAAGAAGATCACCGAACTCAAACAATAGTAAAGATACCCGGCAACCACCGGTAGTGTTCTAATGACAAGAGTAGTTCAGTTGTACCTGTCACTCCTTTGCAAAAAGGAATGATAATTTCTGCCCTTTTTGCTGTTGGTGACTCCAATTCATTCACAATCTTGAACACCCTATTGGACAAGTAGAAAGAAGAGGCAAATAACTCAAATGATTTGGATTGCATGAATCACCAAAGGAGACGAACAATAAACTTACAGCACCATTTGCATTCGGTTGTGACCTCTCTGCAGGATCCTCTGAAAGAGTCTCTTCTTCATGAAGACATTTGACCCAGTCCGCTTAGAAAATTCAAACACACCGGCAATTCCTTCGTCCGCTGTTTTCATTTCGTGTGTAGAACCACCAGTTTTTCATTTGGCTCCGGAATTGCTGTGTATCCTCAAGATGACAAGGATAGTACACCAGCACAAGGCCCCTGCTCCCAATTTTCTTGCATGAACCCTTTGTTGCAGGCTTTTGTGACTTCTCAACCATGCGAGTAATCCCTTCTTCTGATTCACTTCTGATGAGCCGAAATCATACCCACTATCCGATGCAATATGCTCCACGCCATATGAAGCTCCAGCAATGGAACACTTCAAAAAATCCATCTGGTGGCAAGTTAAGGTGCAAGCATACGCGCATGGTGCTTGTAAGGATTTGACAGCCTCGACTGAAACATAAAACCAAACAGTTATGAGGCATCCGTAAAGAATAAGAGCGGCAACAAGATGGTAGAAGCCAGATAAAACAGGCTTTGAAGCATTGATAGATGTATGAGGTCGTATTAAGTTCCAAGTACATCACAATATTTGTGATCACATATTGAGCTGATCGATGGAATCAAtatgagaaaggaaaagaaaatgcaTGTACTTACATCAACCTCCATCTCAATTTTATTGCCCTGCTCACCGTCAGAAATGCCGCAGCGGGGCGGAGGTAAGCAAAAGTGTAAAGCTCGCTCCATCCGAGTCGCTCGTGTCTCCTTCCTCCCGGGCCATCTCTCTCTGGCTAAGGCTCCTTCAGCTCTGGGTTCAAACATAACAATTCCACATCATCCAAGATTGCAACTTTCTCATCAGAAAACCTTGCACCACGAAATGCGCTCTGCGAGGTGAAGTAGGAAATCAAGAACGTACAGTACGGTGCAACGATGAAGGAATTGCAGAGATTCATCTGAAAGTTTtcaggaaagaaaaaaagaagagagattaAAATAAACTCAGGGCATAAGCATTTAACCTATCTGTTTCAGAGGAGATTAGTGCCCGATAAAACGCGCAAAATGCTTTTCATACGATGAAATCACGAGAAGGCTTTAACGAAAACGAGTCGAAAGGAAAAAAGAACCTAAAGGCGACCAAAGGCAGAGACTTCCGCAGGAAATGAGCGGAAGCGATTACGAATTGAGCTTAAATAGTTAGTGAAGTCAACCCCTCTAACTGAGCTTAATCAGGATATTAAAGTTGCTCTTATGAACGGGGGCCAAGAGATAATGTCGCACCGGGCGAGTTGGAGTTTTTAATCAGCTGTACAAACCCGCGCAGGGTTCAGGCTTTTCCTGAGGGAGGGTATCGGAAATCTCAGCAACCCTCCGTCCACCATCACCATGACGTGTACCGATTGGCAACCGTGCGCCCCAGAGACAACAGGATTCTGTGTGCGATCCACATCCCATGATCCTCGGTCATGCACGTGAGACCCGCCCGTCGGACTGCATCGAGATCCACAGCCCACTTTTGTCGCCGTGCCTTGTGCCTCCACGAGTACAATCGGTTCACATGTTATGGCCGGAAACGTTTCAGTCATGTGTGTCTGCTTCACATTTCATAACACATGAATAATGTGTTTCGGAAATCTGGAAGCATTTCTTTGGATCCACGAAACTGCCGAAACAAAGTGAAAGGAGGCAAAGTTTCTTGGGAAGGAAAGATCTAATGAATGCCAAGATGTGACTCGAATTTCCAGACGACGGAGACATTTGCTCGAGTCCAATTGCATGGCAGCTAAAAATttaagtcatcaacaatgacttcGGTTCCCATCGTTCGACGCATGCAAGGTTAATAATAATTATCGAGAGAGCACATGCATGCATCTGCAACCCATTTGAAGCGATAAGGTCACACGGAGCCCATTATAATGACTGCTTCGCTTGGAGAGATCTCTGCATGAAAAAATAGGAAGAAGATAAAATCTGGTCCAACACTGCACCAACTTACGAGTCTAAAAGCTCATGTCTGGCACGTCCATATTCTGATCACGCACGCCCTCACGAGTCGATGATCGAATGGTTTAACCCGAAGCAAAAGGATTGAAAGCTTTGAGACGTATGAATTAAAAGCCCATCAAGTATATGAATTATAGTGAGAACCATGCTGGAAACGTTTCGATTATTTATGATACAACAAAATTGTTGCAGGCCCTGACATCTCTTAtggaaagaaaacaaaaacaaatgtgTCCATGGAGGCATGGTTGCAGGACCTGACATCTCTTccggaaagaaaacaaaagcaaattTGTCCATGGAGGCATGGACCCAGCAACCAGCTTATGTATAATGTCAAGAGTCAAAACTGTGTACGTATTGTTGCCAAGACGAAAGCACACAGGAAGAACATCCGCAGTAGGACCACGGCAAACCACGCTGTTTTGGGGTACAGCAGTAGGTCAACACCACTGTTCAAAAAACAGCACAGTAATACCAGCAATTGAACTCCATAATCATTCACGTAAACTTCATCTCTCTCCTCGAGTCTTTTCCGCCCCACCCCCCAAACGCAACGACATGACATGACGTTTCCTCCATCATCGGTCCCCTCTAGTCATTCTGTCAATATTTTACGACACGATTCCCGTCCAATCATTCACTTGCTCGCAGTAGAAGACAAACAGAAGCCATGGAAGGGTCAAAACGTCATAGAAAGAGAGAGGAACACACTGCCAAGCCGAACTCAGCACCATACAGTGAGACAAACCACTACTTTCTTATCTACTAACCCATTTCGGTTTCTCCCTTTCCTGATGTTGTCCCTATTTACATTTACGCTACCCCTCCCCACGGGGAAGCAAGCATGAACTCCTAGACCCCCAAATTTGCTAAAGCTTacggaaagagagaagaagaagaagaagaagaaagaggcaaATCACAGCATTCAGGGCGTGGGGTCCGCCTCAGGGACGCGAACACGCGTCATCACCGCACGGCGCCGGCTTCCAGGAGCATGGGGACCAGGCGACCCCTGAGGTGGAGGCTCATGAGGCCCTCGAGGCCGCCCACGGCTGCGCCGCCGACGAAGAGGGTGGGAAGGCCGGCGCccccagcagcagcggcggccgcCTCCTCGTCGGCCTCCTCCAGTTCAATGGCCGCCGGGTGGGCGCCCACCGCCGCCAGCAGCCGTTTCATCACGTGGCTCATGCAGCAGCCCCGCCGGCTGAAGATCACCGCAGGGTTCTCCCGTATCAGCCGCCCCACCCTTTCCTCCGGCGCTTCCTCCGCCCCGTCGATCGACAGCCCCACCGCCCCCCTTCTCCTCCCCCCCGCCatagctgccaccgccgccatcAGTAGCCCTCTATTTCTCCTCCCCAAACCCCCCTTCCCTTTTCCGTCGCAAGTCCTCAGAGATCGGTAACCCGATCAGTATAAATCACACCGAGAAGAGGGGTCCTTATAATGCAAACAAAGCTCGAGAGAGCTAGGTCACATGGCGACTGACGTCACTGCCACGGTCACCGTAATGGTGTCGTCACCACTCCACCACGCGCGACTTTTGTTGCTCCTTTAGAATACGACCTCGGTGAACGCTTAAAGACGTCTACCGCGATCCTACGGCTGCGATCCGCTTTAGCGATACCGGGTGGGACCGGGGGCCGCTTTCTTACACGTGGATGAGTCGGCCACCGTCGACGACGAATTAGTGGACGGCCCATTGTGCCTCAGGACGTCATGCGGCGGGGATAAGGCTTTTGTGGTGGGACGTTACCTCGTCGCTGGGAGTTGATTGGCTGATGGGGCACGCCCAACCGACGGATAGGATCTAACCGGCAACTCGTGTGAATTTTGCCAAGTCCGTGTTACATACGAGCGATTACGCCTCCAGTGCCTATTACACTTACGCGCCATCGCACCTGCTCTGCTCTGGGTCACGAGGCTCATATGGGACCCCTGGGACCTGCATTCACGAGGAAGGTGTTCGATGGGGATAACCCAAAACAAAAGTTATTTTTTGTTGCGATGGTGGGATAAGATGTGCCCGAAGCTTTCGGTGCACACTAAGTTCGGTCCAATGGATGGGTTAAACGTGTACATTGGATAACGCTAGCCATGCATGAGAGGAGGCGTTGCTTGTGGGGAACGGAAGAGAAAACGGTGGGGCGTTGACGTGGAGTACCGAGTCGGTAACGTTGCTCAGCACTCAAAGAGGCAGCAGCAGTCAAAGAGAAGAAATCTCTTATTGTACAGTCACTTGAGACTGAGAGGTGGAAGGAACACATTGCATCGCGAGAAGCAATAATTGATCATGCATGGCTGTTGCCGAGAGATGGACGGTGTATCTGATGCAACTGACCCCAGTGGGTACTTTTTCCGTGCTGCAAAAGAAAGAGCTCTCGGTTGCGAGAGGACTAATGGCTTCCACGGATCATCATGGTTTAGAATCTTCTGCAAGGTAAACCATGTTCTCACAGCTGGTGTCTTTTACTGTATGCTACATCTTAGGACTGAGCAGTCCTTGGAGAAATGATTGGGTTGAACTGTTTCCCAATGTATGATGCTAGTCTCCTACGGTTTCATTGACATACCACACAGGAATCGTGGAAACCTCGGAGCAGATACATTCTTCTGAGTTCAGATTGCACTCCGATAGTGTATGTCTGGACCCCTGAGAGACCTGAGGGCCCATTGCCCATTGCGATCCCAATGAGTAGTATACATTACCTGTTAATAATATACAACTTgtaaattatatacatatatataatatgaaatatatcacCGACGTCACTAATTCCGAAACAATTTGAATACCAATTTATTCAAAAAGTATCGAAAATAAACAATCACACTGATCGAGTACATTTTCATTTGATTGCTGGTCAATAATTAAtcgaatattttcatcatttcaaCCAACGCAAAAGTCTGGGAGAGCTTTGATAGTGGCAGGCCAAAGTACTCCGTGCCAGAAGATGCACGTTTCGCTGGCGTTAAATAGTACCGTGCCGTGTCCCAACTGGGGATGGGTGACGTGAGCCGTCCCAGAGAGAAGCTTTAAAAGGCGCGTCAGTGACCTACCGCGTGTCCTTAGGGTCTTGTCTCCGCGCAAGAAAAAAGTCGTTGACTTGTCACACTATTCATATTGTTGGTAGAGTAAAACTAACAAAACTAAATGTGTAACCGCCAGctgttttcatatttatttttctcaCATTTTACTGAAGAATCTTAAAGTTTACAGACATGCATTTTACTAGTCAAAACTCTCATCGATATTTTTATCGCTGAAATAAATTATTAAGATTATTAAAATATCAAGCTATCATCATAATTAGAGACGAGACGACGGACATATAATTTCTAGGTACATatcaatgaaaataaatatatatggttATATACATGATAGATCACAACCACGGTTCAGGATCGGGAGAGGCTTAGGCGCTAGTTGCAGGCCGGCAGCTGGGCCGGTTCGATCCTCACCGTAAAACGGTTCGAATAAACCCACCGCCACGAACGAACGGTCATTTGCGTTTTTCAAAATTCTTCGTAACGTTCCGCTCCGCTCCCCCTCCCCCGTCTTCGCATTGTGTTGCTGCCCGTCGACGATCCAAGGCGgcgagagcagaagaagaaggggaagaagaagtgAGATTTTAATCCGTGTCGAGTTCATGGAGGTCGTGTCGGAGGACGGCGACAGCGTCCGGATTGATTGGGATTCGTCGACCGTGATCGGCAgacggctagggttagggttacggCGGTCCTCATCCGCCGACCGCACCGTCTCCCGCCGCCACCTCTCCTTGCGACTCGCCGGATATGACCGCGAGGTCGGTGGTTCTGTTGATGGAGGGAGGGTCTTCTTTGAGGTAATTGGGAGGAATCCCGTCTTGGTCTGCAGCGGCGGAGGCGGAGAGAAGACGAGGGTGTTCCGGAATTCGGAGAAGGGTGAGCTCCGATCCGGTGATCGATTCTCTCTATCCCTCACAAATCCCTCATTTTGGGTGCTCAAGAGGCGTCAAGAAGGGGAGGAAGCGGTGGATCAGAGGGTCTTGGATGCGGtggagaggagggagaggaggaccTCGGAGAGGAAGGCAAAAGTTGAGGCCAGAGGAAGTGAAGGAAATGACGAAGCGGTTGGCGGGGAGCTGGAGTTAGAGTTGGGTGCATTGGATGTCTCCCAAATCGATCCTATCAAAGGTCGGATCCAAATTTTTGTCAGAAACTCATTTTTCTCCTGCAATTTTATTTCAATTGAACTCGCCATTGGAGTCAGATCGTTGTCTTGATTCAATAAGCCCTTTACTTAGCTGGTTTGTTCTTATGGGTTGCAGAGTTTGGATTCTTGGTAGAAGGCCATGAGTTTGATCATTATCCGAGGCACAAGATCCGTCCGGCTAAGGAGTGGAATTGGCTCCTCGAGGAGCAAGGAGGGAATagtgatgacgacgacgacaggCTGACTGATGAAGGATCTAGTCCGAAGAGGAACAAGGGTGGAAAGAAGAACAGAAGAGGTGGAGATTATGAGGATGAGGAATGGATAGGTGAGATCGAAGAAGAGAATGATACTGTTGGAATTGGAAATGCCAGGAGATCCAGGCTCTCTACTAGATCTAAAGACCCAAAAAGGCCACGCAACGATGATCTAGCTGGTACAAAGAAACCTGTGAAAGGCAGAGATGTTAATTGTCGCAAGGATGAAGACGACGACGAAGAAGATGATACTTTAGGAGGTTTCATAGTCAACGACGGTAATGACGATGAAGCATATGAAGAAGAatcggaggaagaggaagaattcGACGACGAAGAGGAAGACGCTGATGAGTGACTGTAACAAGAAGGAACCAGTTTGTGTTGGTTCGTGGAAGTTCATTCCGCACTACAAAAAAGTAAGTTGAATTCCCTTTGTATCTCATGACATGCATATATGTACTGTAGCTGAGTGATAGCCCATCTCTGAATCTTTTCTCTTTTCTGTATACTAACCAGAAAGATCTAGAATTGTTTACAATGTTGTAGGCCAATCTTAGTGGTTTCAAGACTTGTTTTGTCAAAAACATGgtaaaatatcatatatttctTCACCAGTGAACCATTTCGTGTTTGTAAGAAGACAACTTGTTAGTTTACTACCAAGTCCCTGCCTTATGTAGCCTTGCCTTTGTTTCTTAGTCTAATGTAACGATTTGGTGACAACATGTTTAGCCATTGTCTTTCTAAATGGTTCTTAAAGAAATAATACAATCTTGTAATGCTGTGGAACTTTGCTTAATGCCTTCGATCCTACGGCAACTTCATGAACGGAAATTTAGTTCCGATGGGTTACGACTCCGTCGTGTAACGTTTGAAGAGAGAGAACTGAAACCATTATACAAGTCTACCATCGGTCAAGCCACGTACGGGTATTAAAGCGGAAGTAAGGAAATGCTCTTCTAGATCATGATTTGGCCCCCACGGCCACCGCTATACATCAACGTGCCGTGTTGCTCAAGTCCTTGTCGTCCGTGAAGGGATACGGCTGATGGGATTGGACCCCTCTGATTGACTCGACTTTGCCAAGGACGGATGCGGAGGCCGCGGCGCACCTGAATCGGACCAAGTCGTCGCGAAGCAATCTCGCCTGTTTGACCAACTCGTAGGCCACATAGTAGTTGTCTTCGCCACTCAAACCCAATCGACTCGCGGTCTCAAGTGCCGCATCCCCGACGAACAAGAAAGCGACGATGGAGGATTCACGTAACCGCGTCACAAACGGGTGCCGCACGTGCCGGGAAAACCCACCCGCGTTGACGCGGCATCTCCAACCAGTCCACCTTCCTCCAGCCTGTGGGTGCTATTAATATCACGAGAATCATAATCTCCGTCTCAGCAGGATACCTTATCTTGGCCTCCAGCACATCAAAGGCAGGTTGGAAGAGGAAGGTGGAGTCGTCGGCGGAGACATGGTGGTGAAGAAGGTGATGAGTCTCTCCCGTTGGGCACCTCCGGGGccggcgaggaggaagaggaagtgcAAGGTCACGGTGAAGGTGGTGGGTCTCGAGGGGCTTCCGCCGCTCCCGGGGGAAGGAAGGGTGGCGGCGGTCGAGGTCCGATGGAGGCAGCCGCACAAGGTCGGGGCGCTTGCGTATCTCATGGGAAGGAAGAAGCAGGCCCGAAGCGTTTCTTCGCGCAGGCCGGTGGTGGAAGACAGCTGGGCCGTCCGATGGGACTACGACGACGAGGCGAACCGGTTCGAGAACGTGTGTCGGCTCTGCGATCCGGAGTCGGTCGCCGATCCCGTCCATGACGTTTCCTTCTCCATTCTATACGTGAGTTCTTCATTGTGCAAGTTTTACTATTATCATCATCCATTCTTTGGTTTAATTGGTTGGTTAGAGAGATAAATAATAGCGTTGAAATGCTGTGGTGGTCAAACGCCTTGCTGGTGTTCACATCTCTTGCTGACAGTATTGATTGTTGGACCGGGCAATGACCAAGCTCTATGGTGGATCCCCGTCCGATGTCAAGAGAGTCACCGTAGTCGGTTGATTGGGAATATTTCATTCGAGATGAAAATTTTGAGCATCAATAAAATTCCAAAAATGGTTTAGATGAATCTAAACTTCAGGTCAGTTCTGCATATTACTTGTGCAGAATTTGTGACCGGGTAAGAAGTCTGGGAAAATGTGTAGAACATTGGAATTTTACTGTGCCATTCTTATGTGATTGGTATGTCAATTAAGAAAGATTtggaatttgtgtagtttttgatTTATTCATTGACAAAATTAGACAATCATGTAATATGTGAAAGAAACTTTGGAGGGTTCTATTCATGCTTTTAGTCTATCCAGGCTTATCGATTTCTGTATTTGTTTTTTTTTGCAAGGAACGATTTTACATCGAAAGGATATTTTAGTATACCTAATAAATTTATGTTATTCAACATGATCGAATTTTCGCTGAATGTAGCTGCAAATATGAAAGCCGAGAAATCTTCTATTGATATATGTTTTTGGCTTCTTCTTGTTTTTAACTATTATACTCATAGTTAATGGATTAGTGCTTCTTCTGCAAGCATCTTTAGCAGATTTCCTcatctttcttttatttgataCGATTACTTGTTTTAGCTAGAATTATAGCCTCACTGTTTCATAAGCATGGATATGAGTAAATAATGTAAGGAATGTATCAAATGATGAATACCCAATGCAAGAAAATTAAATCTTAGCTGATTGTTCAGAAAGCTAAAACGATTATTCTAATACTTTTGACTTGGTGAAGTATTTCCTATCATGTATTGTTGTCAATCTAAAGTTGTCACCTTCTATTATGTGCTGCTTGATGACTAGATTTAATTCTCCAGGGATGTGGTGATGGAGGAGGCAAGTTAAACAAACTGGAAACAATTGGGACGACAATGGTAAATCTAGCTGAGTGGGCTAAGGAATATGAATCCaagagaaaaggagaaagagcaggAGAGAAGGAATTCAAGAAGCAGCTTTGCATCACCTTAAAGAAGGAAGGCTTGACGAGCCATGGAATGCTTCATGTAAATACCCTTATTTCCCTTCTTTTGTCCAAAGAGAGCTGATAGCTAGTGCTTTCTTAGGTTTAATAGGGAAGTATTTTAGGGGAAAAAAGAAGTTATTGACTAAATATATAAAGAGAAATTAAGAATGCTGATGATTCGTTTGCACTTAATACAATTTCGTCAACTGTTTAGTGTGTCATCCAAAAAGACTACAAGATTAATATTTTGACCAAAAATTTGTAATATGATGACTTCAATTGAGGTTAAGCAAAAGAGATACAAGATCCTTGTAGCCTTGGTTTCTGAAAATGCTGCATGATATGACTGAAATTTCATTTGTAAGAATAGATCTGTGTCCGTTAATATTTTTCGTCTTCCGCTGTGTGCCTGAAGCTGCAAAATTATCTCCATTTACAAATTCCCAAGATGGGAGGTTGTGAAGCATAGTTATTAGGGAGAAAAGCAAATAAGTAGGGGACAGTATTTTCTAATATTGGAAGAATTTCAATGAGAAGTTGTTTTTCTCTACAATGTGAAGCAAATTGTCTTCTAATTATATGGATGGTTGCAGGTCACTGCAAGTTTCACGGAGGTGAGGCCTTTTGGAGTAATGGAAAAGGCATCACCTTGTGAAGACAAGATGATGGTAGAATGCCAGGCCAGCCAACAAATGAAATCTGACGATTCAGGAAGCTTTGACACAGAAGATATGGTTTTGGATCGGCTTATTCTGCTTCGAGAAGAGGAAGATACTTCCGAAGTTGGTAATCATCACAATCACACtgccagcagcagcaacagctggCGATCAAGTCCAGAGTCAGAATCATCTTCAAAGAGCTGGTTCCAATGGAGCAAGAGGAGAAAAGTTACCAATATGGTTAGAGATCTTGAGGGAGAAACCATGAAGCCTTCCTCCTTTCATCAAGACAATTTATCTGAAAATGGCAAGGTAAGTTAATTTTTGACTTGGAATTTCTTTTAAATTTTGTTATCATAGGTATGCATGGGCCTTGATTCGTTATTGTCTTAGCAGAAGGAATCAGCAGAGTCTGATGAAGACGATGATCCAGTAGGCCACTGGAGAAACAAAGAATTCATCAGCAGGGACAAGCaaacaaagctcaaagtccagacATTCTTTGCTTCCATTGATCAGCGAGATCCTAGTGCCGGTGGAGAGAGTGCTTGCACAGCAATAGCCGCTGTAATTGCAAGTGCGCTCCACGATAATGAACTCAACACACCAACTAGATCAGAATTTGATGCACTTATTAGAGAAGGCTCATCCGAGTGGCAACAGTTGTGCAACAACCCGACATATATTGAAAACTTTCCTGACAAGCACTTTGACCTTGAGACAATATTAGAAGCAAAAATAAGGCCTATATCCGTTTTACCAGACAAATCTTTCATAGGATTCTTCCGACCAGAGAACTTCAAATCTTTGCATGGAGCAATGTCGTTTGATGACATCTGGCATGAGATAACTAGTGATGTTGGAGGAGATAGTAAGGTCTATATTGTAGGTTGGAATGATCACTTCTTCATGCTAAAGCTGGAAGCAAATGCATACTATGTGATGGATACTCTGGGAGAGAGATTGTATGAAGGATGCAAGAAGGCCTATATGCTAAGGTTTGATGACTCTACAGAGATGTTCAGGTGGCATGAAAACAAGGCAATTGAAGACAGTGAAGAGCTGATTtgtagagggaaggaatgttgcagGGAATTCATAAATAGATTCTTAGCGGCTATACCATTACAGGAGGAGTTGGAGTTGGAGGAGAAGGGAATTGGGATCAA includes:
- the LOC103984097 gene encoding monothiol glutaredoxin-S2, yielding MAAVAAMAGGRRRGAVGLSIDGAEEAPEERVGRLIRENPAVIFSRRGCCMSHVMKRLLAAVGAHPAAIELEEADEEAAAAAAGGAGLPTLFVGGAAVGGLEGLMSLHLRGRLVPMLLEAGAVR
- the LOC135613227 gene encoding uncharacterized protein LOC135613227, producing the protein MEVVSEDGDSVRIDWDSSTVIGRRLGLGLRRSSSADRTVSRRHLSLRLAGYDREVGGSVDGGRVFFEVIGRNPVLVCSGGGGEKTRVFRNSEKGELRSGDRFSLSLTNPSFWVLKRRQEGEEAVDQRVLDAVERRERRTSERKAKVEARGSEGNDEAVGGELELELGALDVSQIDPIKEFGFLVEGHEFDHYPRHKIRPAKEWNWLLEEQGGNSDDDDDRLTDEGSSPKRNKGGKKNRRGGDYEDEEWIGDPGSLLDLKTQKGHATMI
- the LOC103984099 gene encoding uncharacterized protein LOC103984099 isoform X2; this translates as MTMKHMKKNRRKRKNSTTKRKTLMSDCNKKEPVCVGSWKFIPHYKKGCGDGGGKLNKLETIGTTMVNLAEWAKEYESKRKGERAGEKEFKKQLCITLKKEGLTSHGMLHVTASFTEVRPFGVMEKASPCEDKMMVECQASQQMKSDDSGSFDTEDMVLDRLILLREEEDTSEVGNHHNHTASSSNSWRSSPESESSSKSWFQWSKRRKVTNMVRDLEGETMKPSSFHQDNLSENGKKESAESDEDDDPVGHWRNKEFISRDKQTKLKVQTFFASIDQRDPSAGGESACTAIAAVIASALHDNELNTPTRSEFDALIREGSSEWQQLCNNPTYIENFPDKHFDLETILEAKIRPISVLPDKSFIGFFRPENFKSLHGAMSFDDIWHEITSDVGGDSKVYIVGWNDHFFMLKLEANAYYVMDTLGERLYEGCKKAYMLRFDDSTEMFRWHENKAIEDSEELICRGKECCREFINRFLAAIPLQEELELEEKGIGINTALHQRLQIEFQLTEASAD
- the LOC103984099 gene encoding uncharacterized protein LOC103984099 isoform X1, with translation MVVKKVMSLSRWAPPGPARRKRKCKVTVKVVGLEGLPPLPGEGRVAAVEVRWRQPHKVGALAYLMGRKKQARSVSSRRPVVEDSWAVRWDYDDEANRFENVCRLCDPESVADPVHDVSFSILYGCGDGGGKLNKLETIGTTMVNLAEWAKEYESKRKGERAGEKEFKKQLCITLKKEGLTSHGMLHVTASFTEVRPFGVMEKASPCEDKMMVECQASQQMKSDDSGSFDTEDMVLDRLILLREEEDTSEVGNHHNHTASSSNSWRSSPESESSSKSWFQWSKRRKVTNMVRDLEGETMKPSSFHQDNLSENGKKESAESDEDDDPVGHWRNKEFISRDKQTKLKVQTFFASIDQRDPSAGGESACTAIAAVIASALHDNELNTPTRSEFDALIREGSSEWQQLCNNPTYIENFPDKHFDLETILEAKIRPISVLPDKSFIGFFRPENFKSLHGAMSFDDIWHEITSDVGGDSKVYIVGWNDHFFMLKLEANAYYVMDTLGERLYEGCKKAYMLRFDDSTEMFRWHENKAIEDSEELICRGKECCREFINRFLAAIPLQEELELEEKGIGINTALHQRLQIEFQLTEASAD